One window of the Capnocytophaga haemolytica genome contains the following:
- a CDS encoding PfkB family carbohydrate kinase codes for MNKILIAGTLAFDQIETPFGKSEVIMGGAANYIAIAAAQFGVPQAVVSVVGEDYPQAFLDLLRARKVDTSAVEVVRGGKSFFWSGRYHNDMNVRDTLDTQLNVLADFKPVVPEAFRKAAIVMLGNLHPQLQLDILAQMDHKPTLVVLDTMNYWMYHTWDLLQEVIAKVDVITINDEEARQLTGEYSLVKAAQRIMAMGARFVIIKKGEHGALLFHKSQVFFAPALPLEEVFDPTGAGDTFAGGLVGYLAKSGDYSFANMKNAVVHGSNLASFCIEKFGLERMLSLSEEECNERLRRFAELTQFEIEVNT; via the coding sequence ATGAATAAAATACTAATAGCAGGCACATTAGCTTTTGACCAGATAGAGACACCCTTTGGCAAAAGTGAAGTGATTATGGGTGGGGCTGCAAACTATATCGCTATTGCAGCAGCACAGTTTGGCGTACCGCAAGCAGTGGTCTCGGTGGTAGGTGAGGACTATCCACAGGCATTTTTAGACTTACTCCGTGCCCGAAAAGTTGATACCTCAGCAGTCGAAGTAGTACGTGGAGGAAAGAGTTTCTTTTGGAGTGGTCGTTACCACAACGATATGAACGTCCGCGACACCTTGGATACACAGCTGAATGTGTTAGCGGATTTTAAGCCTGTAGTGCCTGAGGCGTTTCGCAAGGCAGCTATTGTGATGCTAGGGAACTTACATCCCCAATTGCAGCTCGACATCTTAGCACAGATGGATCACAAGCCCACCCTTGTAGTGCTTGACACGATGAACTATTGGATGTACCACACTTGGGATTTACTCCAAGAGGTCATCGCTAAGGTGGATGTGATCACTATCAACGATGAGGAGGCACGGCAACTTACTGGAGAATACTCTTTAGTGAAAGCCGCACAGCGCATTATGGCAATGGGAGCTCGCTTTGTGATCATCAAGAAAGGCGAGCACGGGGCACTGCTCTTCCATAAGAGTCAAGTGTTCTTTGCCCCAGCCTTGCCTTTGGAAGAGGTGTTTGACCCTACAGGTGCTGGCGATACTTTTGCTGGGGGCTTAGTGGGTTACCTTGCTAAGAGTGGCGATTACAGTTTTGCCAATATGAAGAACGCAGTAGTGCACGGATCGAATTTAGCGTCCTTCTGCATTGAGAAGTTTGGTTTAGAGCGTATGCTTAGCCTCAGTGAAGAAGAATGTAACGAACGACTGAGACGCTTTGCAGAACTGACCCAGTTTGAGATAGAAGTTAATACTTAG
- a CDS encoding leucine-rich repeat domain-containing protein → MAQRGMGALSVKDGVVLRCDNAAIPSDGVIELTRTVTAIDRRAFADCVRLRRVVLSGMVTRLGEQAFAGCTALRAVEALPNSVVEIGRGAFAQCAALEKIALPNSVESIGDEAFRGCAALEKVTLPEGLRQLGAAAFKDCAKMSEVSYEGAGFAVVPQEAFYGCKSLRKMVLPAGVKRIKRGAFALCVALREVQLPEGLESVGDDAFEGCKSLLTVALPDTVVFLGASAFHGCSSLVAAQLPHGLQHLQNDTFMDCVSLRQVVIPDTVEKINMQAFRGCVSLREVQFPLALTELLYGAFNGCKALEEVALPEEVKFMGAYAFAGCESLKRVELPRSVVEVPSRLFYNCTALEEVKLSKYTRSLGVQVFYGCTALKELKLPATVEKIGLGAFEKSGLEELHCKATVPPAVSKSFGYRGKVVVPHREMAAYKEATAWKECVFED, encoded by the coding sequence GTGGCACAGAGGGGTATGGGGGCACTCTCCGTCAAGGATGGGGTGGTGTTGCGGTGCGATAACGCGGCGATTCCCTCCGATGGGGTCATTGAGCTCACGCGGACAGTTACTGCCATTGATAGGCGCGCTTTTGCCGATTGCGTGCGACTGCGGCGCGTGGTGCTTTCCGGTATGGTAACCCGCTTGGGTGAACAGGCTTTTGCGGGATGTACGGCACTCAGGGCGGTCGAGGCACTGCCGAACTCGGTGGTAGAGATCGGGCGTGGTGCTTTTGCGCAGTGTGCTGCCTTGGAGAAGATCGCCTTGCCCAACTCGGTGGAAAGTATTGGCGATGAGGCGTTTCGCGGTTGTGCTGCCTTGGAGAAGGTAACGCTACCCGAAGGACTGCGGCAGTTGGGAGCTGCGGCTTTTAAGGATTGTGCGAAGATGAGCGAAGTGAGCTACGAAGGTGCAGGCTTCGCAGTAGTGCCGCAGGAGGCTTTCTACGGGTGTAAGTCGCTCAGGAAGATGGTGTTGCCTGCGGGGGTAAAACGCATAAAGCGTGGAGCATTTGCCCTGTGTGTGGCACTGCGAGAGGTGCAGTTGCCCGAGGGCTTGGAGAGTGTGGGCGACGATGCTTTTGAGGGGTGTAAGTCGCTGCTGACAGTGGCGTTGCCCGATACGGTGGTATTTCTGGGGGCGAGTGCCTTCCACGGGTGCAGCAGTTTGGTGGCAGCGCAATTGCCCCACGGACTGCAACATCTTCAAAACGATACTTTTATGGATTGTGTGAGTTTGCGTCAGGTGGTGATCCCCGATACGGTGGAGAAAATCAATATGCAGGCTTTCAGAGGCTGTGTGTCGCTGCGTGAGGTGCAGTTTCCATTGGCATTGACAGAGCTGCTATACGGGGCTTTTAACGGCTGCAAGGCGTTAGAGGAGGTCGCACTGCCAGAGGAGGTGAAGTTTATGGGGGCATACGCCTTTGCGGGCTGTGAGTCGCTTAAGCGCGTAGAGCTACCGCGCTCAGTGGTAGAGGTGCCTTCGCGCTTATTCTACAACTGCACTGCCTTGGAGGAAGTAAAGCTCTCGAAGTACACACGCTCGTTGGGCGTACAGGTGTTCTACGGGTGCACTGCCTTAAAGGAGCTGAAATTGCCCGCCACGGTAGAGAAGATAGGCTTAGGAGCCTTTGAGAAGAGTGGCTTGGAGGAACTGCACTGCAAGGCAACAGTGCCGCCCGCGGTGAGCAAGAGCTTTGGCTATCGCGGCAAGGTGGTAGTGCCTCATAGAGAAATGGCAGCCTACAAAGAAGCTACGGCGTGGAAGGAATGTGTATTTGAGGATTAG
- a CDS encoding YceI family protein gives MKKLTLSLAVVTAMVVVSCNNTNTQQNADTESTTTEQMMVPEGTEAEAAQFAYAVDPMSVVEWIGSKPVGKHNGTVNVTSGGVNVENGAIKNAEFVLDMNTITDLDLKAGDGKEMLEAHLKGTGKDDAADDFFNVKKYPTAKFVFKSFDGKTLTGDLTIKEVTKEISFPATVTVTDNAVSIVSKSFKINRVDFGVKYGSKSVFDNLKDKFINDDIELVVKAKATK, from the coding sequence ATGAAAAAACTCACACTAAGTTTGGCAGTAGTAACTGCTATGGTTGTTGTGAGCTGCAACAACACTAACACCCAGCAAAATGCTGACACAGAGAGCACTACAACGGAGCAAATGATGGTGCCAGAAGGTACCGAGGCTGAGGCTGCTCAATTTGCTTATGCAGTAGACCCGATGTCGGTAGTGGAATGGATTGGTTCGAAGCCAGTGGGCAAACACAATGGTACTGTAAATGTAACTTCTGGTGGAGTAAACGTTGAGAATGGTGCTATTAAGAATGCTGAATTTGTGTTGGATATGAATACCATCACTGATTTAGACTTGAAGGCTGGCGACGGCAAGGAGATGCTTGAAGCGCACCTTAAAGGCACTGGTAAAGACGATGCTGCGGACGATTTCTTCAATGTGAAGAAGTATCCAACAGCAAAGTTTGTATTTAAATCGTTTGACGGTAAGACACTTACAGGTGATTTGACAATCAAGGAAGTAACCAAAGAAATTAGCTTCCCTGCAACGGTTACTGTTACTGACAACGCTGTGAGCATTGTATCAAAATCATTTAAGATTAATCGTGTTGATTTTGGCGTAAAATACGGTTCTAAATCAGTGTTTGACAACTTAAAGGATAAGTTTATCAACGATGATATTGAACTGGTTGTCAAGGCTAAAGCAACTAAGTAA
- a CDS encoding hemolysin family protein, producing MIDSVSVIIILITLVLSAFFSGFEIAYVSSNKVHIEILKKQEGVIANVLTKLTRRPSKLLATMLVGNNIALVVYGFVMGKVMTAMLPPFFQNVVWHTVISTLVILITAEFMPKVFFQIYANQLLKIFAIPAYFFYVLFSPLSEFVIWISDFVLRVFFKTKGDYVPLSFTKLELVDYISEQMENIPEKEEVDAEVQIFQNALEFSGVKAREIMIPRTEIVAVDINETIENLIATFVSSGFSKVLIYKDNIDDIVGYVHSFDMFKKPKNIKAVLIPIVNIPETMQINEVLNLLTRKRKSMAVVLDEYGGTSGILTLEDIVEELFGEIEDEHDKDNFIEEKISDSEYLFSARLEVEYLNEAYKFDLPESEDYETLGGLLILHNQEIPVQGEVISIPPYKFVVEACSETKVETVRLSIEEGNNNA from the coding sequence ATGATTGACTCTGTCTCGGTAATAATTATCTTAATCACTCTCGTGCTTTCAGCCTTTTTTTCAGGCTTTGAGATTGCGTATGTATCGTCGAACAAAGTGCATATTGAAATCCTCAAGAAGCAGGAAGGGGTAATTGCCAACGTGCTTACAAAGCTGACGCGTCGCCCCTCAAAGTTGTTGGCGACAATGCTTGTAGGAAACAACATTGCCTTGGTAGTATACGGGTTTGTGATGGGCAAAGTGATGACAGCAATGCTACCTCCTTTCTTTCAGAATGTGGTATGGCATACGGTGATATCTACGCTTGTCATTTTGATTACTGCGGAGTTTATGCCAAAGGTGTTCTTTCAGATCTACGCCAATCAACTACTGAAAATATTTGCCATTCCTGCTTATTTCTTCTATGTGCTCTTCTCGCCCTTGTCGGAGTTTGTCATCTGGATATCAGACTTTGTGTTGAGGGTTTTCTTTAAAACGAAAGGTGATTATGTGCCGCTTTCATTCACTAAATTAGAGTTGGTGGACTACATCTCAGAGCAGATGGAGAACATTCCTGAGAAAGAGGAGGTAGATGCTGAAGTACAGATATTTCAGAATGCTTTGGAGTTCTCAGGAGTTAAGGCTCGTGAGATTATGATACCCCGCACCGAGATTGTAGCGGTAGACATCAATGAGACCATTGAGAATCTCATTGCTACTTTTGTTTCATCAGGGTTTTCTAAGGTGCTGATATACAAAGATAATATTGATGATATTGTAGGCTACGTGCACTCGTTTGATATGTTTAAAAAGCCTAAAAATATCAAGGCTGTGCTTATCCCAATAGTGAATATCCCTGAGACAATGCAGATTAATGAAGTGCTCAACTTACTGACACGCAAGCGCAAGAGTATGGCTGTGGTGCTTGATGAGTATGGTGGTACTTCGGGAATACTTACTTTGGAAGATATTGTAGAAGAGCTTTTCGGTGAAATCGAAGACGAGCACGACAAAGACAACTTTATTGAGGAGAAGATTTCAGATAGTGAATACTTATTTTCAGCTCGCTTGGAGGTGGAGTACCTCAATGAAGCTTACAAATTTGACCTACCTGAAAGTGAAGACTACGAAACTTTAGGCGGCTTATTAATACTTCATAATCAGGAAATTCCTGTGCAAGGAGAGGTGATATCTATTCCCCCTTATAAGTTCGTTGTTGAGGCTTGTTCTGAGACAAAAGTAGAGACGGTAAGGCTTTCCATTGAAGAAGGTAACAATAACGCATAA
- the purL gene encoding phosphoribosylformylglycinamidine synthase: MIHFFKNQAETIYAVQAAEGLSAESVEKLSWLFGQAEHLGSDTLQGTFVGPRAAMITPWSTNAVEITQNMAIEGIVRIEEFAEVAADFTGFDPMLHQRYNSLTQDIFTIAITPEPVRQITDIAAYNTEEGLSLSTEEVQYLERLSAKLGRPLTDSEVFGFSQINSEHCRHKIFTGTFVIDGKEQPLSLFKLIKKTSEAHPNRLVSAYKDNVAFIKGPAVVQFAPERGDVPSPFTEKPFESVISLKAETHNFPTTVEPFNGAATGSGGEIRDRLAGGQGSLPLAGTAVYMTAYSRLEEGRPWEGAMAERAWLYQTPMDILIKASNGATDFGNKFGQPLIAGSLFTFEYEEKATEGGRKLGYDKAIMLAGGVGYGKESQALKHTPKAGDKIVVLGGDNYRIGMGGAAVSSADTGAFGSGIELNAVQRSNPEMQKRAANAIRAFVEADTNPIVSIHDHGAGGHLNCLSELIEETGGRIDLDALPVGDPTLSDKELIGNESQERMGLIVPEEALPQLRAVAERERAPMYVVGEVTDDKHFAIVSEKQGTRPLDLDLSDMFGSSPKTIMEDQSVARTYEEFHYFEGNILRYVEQVLQLEAVASKDWLTNKVDRCVGGRVAQQQCVGPLQLPLSDVGVMALDFKGKEGIATAIGHSPLTALIDPAVGSRNAVAEALTNTLWAPIAGGLSGVSLSANWMWPCRNTGEDARLYKAVAACSDFAIALGINIPTGKDSLSMKQKYKDAEVLAPGTVIISSVGHCTDIKQVVQPVLKRGGGSIYYVNLSCDAYQLGGSALAQVLSSIGTTAPDVKDAAYFKKAFDAIQTLIKEGKIVAGHDINSGGLITTLLEMCFADNDLGATVDLTALGKEDTVKVLFAENAGVVFQADSSVESYLAAQGVKAVKIGEVKGAGVLHVKNGEAALHFDIAELRDLWMLTSYLLDKQQTQRDKATERYQNYTEQPLVYAFPSHFTGKRPARPTKRPVAAVLREKGSNSEREMANALYLAGFEVRDVCMTDLISGRETLEEVQFLGAVGGFSNSDVLGSAKGWAGAFRYNDKAKRALENFFKREDTLSVGICNGCQLFMELEVINPEHAEHGKMHHNDSGKHESGFVSVVIPENNSVMLQSLAGTRLGVWISHGEGKFHLPLPESDYNIVAKYAYEGYPANPNGSDYNAAMLADKSGRHLVTMPHIERSAFPWNWAYYEEGRTDEVSPWVEAFVNAREWLTEKV, encoded by the coding sequence ATGATACACTTCTTTAAAAATCAAGCGGAGACAATTTACGCGGTGCAGGCCGCAGAGGGGCTTTCGGCAGAGAGCGTGGAAAAACTCTCGTGGCTCTTTGGGCAGGCGGAGCACTTAGGTAGCGATACACTTCAAGGCACTTTTGTGGGGCCGCGTGCAGCGATGATCACCCCGTGGAGCACCAATGCGGTGGAGATTACCCAGAATATGGCTATCGAGGGCATTGTGCGCATTGAGGAATTTGCTGAGGTAGCGGCCGATTTTACAGGGTTCGACCCGATGCTACATCAGCGATATAACAGCCTTACGCAAGATATTTTTACGATTGCTATCACCCCTGAGCCAGTGCGACAGATTACGGATATTGCGGCGTATAACACAGAAGAGGGGCTCTCGCTGAGCACAGAAGAAGTGCAATACTTAGAACGGCTATCGGCAAAGCTGGGGCGGCCACTGACCGACTCTGAGGTGTTTGGCTTTTCGCAAATCAACTCGGAGCATTGTCGGCACAAGATCTTCACAGGCACCTTCGTTATCGATGGGAAGGAGCAACCGCTATCGCTCTTTAAGCTCATTAAAAAGACTTCGGAGGCGCACCCTAATCGGCTTGTATCGGCGTATAAAGACAATGTGGCGTTTATTAAAGGTCCTGCAGTGGTGCAGTTTGCCCCTGAGCGTGGGGACGTGCCTTCGCCTTTCACGGAAAAGCCTTTTGAGTCAGTAATCTCGCTCAAGGCTGAGACGCACAACTTCCCCACTACGGTTGAGCCGTTCAATGGGGCGGCTACAGGCTCGGGTGGTGAGATACGCGACCGCCTTGCGGGTGGGCAAGGGAGTTTACCGCTGGCGGGTACGGCGGTGTATATGACCGCTTACTCACGCTTAGAGGAGGGCAGACCTTGGGAAGGGGCAATGGCAGAGCGCGCGTGGCTCTATCAGACGCCTATGGATATCCTCATCAAGGCCTCGAATGGGGCAACAGATTTCGGTAATAAGTTTGGGCAACCGCTCATCGCCGGGTCGCTCTTTACGTTTGAATATGAAGAAAAGGCAACGGAAGGCGGGCGCAAGCTCGGTTATGATAAGGCGATAATGCTGGCGGGGGGAGTCGGTTATGGCAAGGAATCGCAAGCCTTAAAACATACCCCTAAGGCGGGAGATAAGATAGTAGTGCTCGGCGGTGATAACTACCGCATTGGTATGGGGGGCGCGGCCGTGTCCTCAGCGGATACCGGAGCCTTCGGATCGGGTATTGAACTCAATGCTGTGCAGCGTTCTAACCCTGAGATGCAGAAGCGCGCTGCCAATGCGATACGCGCCTTTGTAGAGGCCGATACGAACCCTATTGTTTCGATACACGACCACGGGGCAGGCGGGCACCTCAACTGTCTTTCCGAACTCATTGAGGAGACCGGCGGTCGCATCGATTTAGACGCCTTGCCTGTTGGCGACCCCACGCTCTCGGATAAAGAGCTCATCGGCAACGAGTCGCAGGAGCGTATGGGGCTGATCGTCCCTGAAGAAGCCCTGCCACAGTTGCGTGCGGTTGCTGAGCGAGAGCGCGCGCCTATGTACGTCGTAGGCGAGGTAACCGATGACAAGCACTTTGCTATCGTCTCAGAGAAACAAGGCACGCGTCCGCTCGACTTAGACCTCTCGGATATGTTTGGCTCCTCACCTAAAACCATTATGGAAGACCAAAGCGTGGCGCGCACTTATGAGGAATTCCATTACTTTGAGGGCAATATACTGCGTTATGTAGAGCAGGTGCTGCAATTGGAAGCCGTAGCCTCAAAGGACTGGCTCACTAACAAGGTAGACCGCTGTGTGGGCGGACGTGTAGCGCAACAACAATGCGTAGGTCCTTTGCAATTGCCACTCAGTGATGTGGGGGTAATGGCTTTGGACTTTAAAGGCAAAGAGGGCATCGCTACAGCTATTGGGCACTCGCCCCTGACAGCACTCATCGACCCAGCAGTGGGCAGCCGTAATGCGGTAGCTGAGGCACTGACCAATACACTTTGGGCACCCATAGCAGGTGGGTTATCGGGAGTATCGCTATCCGCTAACTGGATGTGGCCTTGCCGCAATACGGGAGAAGATGCGCGATTGTATAAGGCCGTAGCTGCCTGCTCCGACTTTGCTATCGCGCTGGGGATCAACATACCCACCGGCAAGGACTCCCTCTCGATGAAGCAAAAGTACAAAGACGCGGAGGTATTGGCACCTGGTACGGTTATCATCTCCTCAGTAGGGCATTGCACCGACATCAAACAAGTGGTGCAGCCTGTACTGAAACGCGGCGGGGGCAGTATCTATTATGTGAACCTCTCCTGCGATGCGTATCAGCTTGGCGGTAGTGCCTTAGCGCAGGTGCTCAGTAGTATCGGCACCACAGCTCCTGATGTGAAAGACGCAGCATACTTTAAAAAGGCGTTTGACGCTATTCAGACACTCATAAAAGAAGGAAAGATAGTAGCAGGGCACGACATCAACAGTGGGGGGCTTATCACCACCCTGCTCGAAATGTGCTTTGCCGATAACGATTTAGGGGCTACTGTAGACCTGACCGCCTTAGGTAAAGAAGACACCGTGAAAGTGCTCTTTGCAGAGAATGCGGGGGTAGTATTTCAGGCTGATAGTAGCGTTGAGAGCTATCTCGCTGCGCAAGGTGTAAAGGCAGTGAAGATAGGCGAGGTGAAAGGTGCAGGGGTGTTGCACGTGAAGAATGGTGAGGCAGCACTGCACTTCGATATTGCCGAGCTGCGCGACCTGTGGATGCTCACTTCCTACCTATTGGATAAACAGCAGACCCAGCGTGACAAGGCTACAGAACGTTACCAAAACTACACCGAGCAGCCTTTGGTATACGCCTTTCCAAGCCACTTTACAGGCAAGAGGCCCGCACGCCCTACCAAGCGACCTGTAGCGGCAGTGCTGCGTGAGAAGGGCAGCAACTCCGAGCGCGAGATGGCCAATGCCCTCTATTTGGCTGGCTTTGAGGTGCGCGATGTTTGTATGACCGACCTTATCTCAGGACGCGAAACGCTGGAAGAGGTACAGTTCCTCGGAGCAGTGGGCGGCTTCTCCAACTCAGACGTATTGGGCAGTGCCAAGGGCTGGGCAGGGGCATTCCGCTACAACGATAAGGCTAAACGAGCGTTGGAGAACTTCTTTAAACGCGAGGATACGCTATCAGTGGGTATCTGCAACGGCTGTCAGCTCTTTATGGAGCTGGAAGTCATCAACCCAGAGCACGCTGAGCACGGTAAGATGCACCACAACGACAGCGGTAAACACGAGAGCGGGTTTGTATCGGTGGTTATCCCAGAGAATAATTCGGTAATGCTACAAAGCCTTGCAGGTACACGCCTCGGGGTGTGGATCTCTCATGGCGAAGGGAAGTTTCACCTACCGCTACCTGAGAGCGACTATAACATCGTGGCAAAATACGCCTACGAGGGTTATCCTGCCAACCCTAACGGCTCCGACTACAATGCGGCAATGCTCGCCGACAAGAGCGGTCGCCACTTGGTAACGATGCCCCACATAGAGCGCAGTGCCTTCCCTTGGAATTGGGCGTACTATGAGGAAGGTAGAACAGATGAAGTGAGTCCGTGGGTAGAAGCCTTTGTCAATGCGCGGGAGTGGCTTACAGAGAAAGTTTAA
- a CDS encoding aconitate hydratase, with product MVFDIEMIRGVYARMAARVDAARTLLGRPLTLTEKILYAHLWEGQPTRAFVRGADYVDFAPDRIACQDATAQMALLQFMQAGKARVAVPTTVHCDHLIQAKEGAATDLPFALQQSKEVFDFLASVSNKYGIGFWKPGAGIIHQIVLENYAFPGGMMIGTDSHTVNAGGLGMIAIGVGGADAVDVMAGMAWELKFPRLIGVKLTGRLNGWTAPKDVILRVADILTVKGGTGAVVEYFGEGAQSLSCTGKGTICNMGAEIGATTSTFGYDDAMRRYLNATGRAEVVAAADAVADYLTADPEVYADPKAYFDELIEIDLSELEPYINGPFTPDRGTPISQMKEVARAEGWPLKVEWGLIGSCTNSSYEDLSRAVSVVQQAVDQGITPKAAFGINPGSEQIRYTIERDGLLKVFEALGTKVFTNACGPCIGQWDRAGAERQEKNTIVHSFNRNFSKRADGNPNTHAFVTSPEMVAALAIAGRLDFNPITDTLVNDKGEQVRLEPPHGDELPTRGFAVDDAGYVAPAVDGASVEVVVDPQSSRLQLLTPFAPWDGKNITGAKLLIKVYGKCTTDHISMAGKWLRFRGHLDNISNNMLIGAENAFTHQVNSVKNCLTGAYDEVPKVQRAYKAAGIPSIIVGDHNYGEGSSREHAAMEPRHLGVKAVLVKSFARIHETNLKKQGMLALTFANEADYDKVQEDDTIDFLDLTDFAPEKPLHIAFVHKDGTRDVITANHTYNETQIAWFKAGSALNLIAEGRGQ from the coding sequence ATGGTTTTTGATATTGAGATGATACGCGGGGTATATGCGCGAATGGCAGCGCGTGTGGATGCAGCACGCACATTGCTGGGACGCCCTTTGACCCTCACTGAGAAGATTTTGTATGCCCACCTATGGGAGGGGCAGCCTACGCGCGCTTTTGTGCGTGGGGCTGACTATGTGGATTTTGCACCCGACCGCATCGCCTGTCAGGATGCTACGGCGCAGATGGCGCTCTTGCAGTTTATGCAAGCGGGCAAGGCGCGTGTGGCAGTGCCTACAACGGTGCATTGCGACCACCTCATTCAGGCAAAGGAAGGCGCTGCGACCGACTTGCCCTTTGCTTTACAGCAGAGTAAGGAGGTGTTTGACTTCCTCGCTTCGGTTTCTAACAAGTACGGCATTGGCTTTTGGAAGCCTGGTGCGGGCATTATCCATCAGATTGTGCTTGAGAACTATGCTTTCCCTGGGGGGATGATGATCGGTACTGACTCGCATACGGTCAATGCAGGGGGCTTGGGGATGATTGCTATCGGTGTGGGAGGTGCTGATGCGGTAGACGTGATGGCTGGTATGGCTTGGGAGTTGAAGTTCCCACGCCTTATAGGGGTAAAACTCACGGGGAGGCTCAACGGTTGGACAGCTCCTAAGGATGTGATCCTCAGAGTGGCAGATATCCTTACGGTGAAAGGCGGTACGGGGGCTGTTGTGGAATATTTTGGCGAGGGAGCGCAGTCGCTTTCGTGTACGGGTAAGGGCACTATCTGCAATATGGGGGCTGAGATTGGGGCTACGACCTCTACCTTTGGCTACGATGATGCAATGCGGCGTTACCTAAATGCCACAGGCAGAGCGGAGGTGGTAGCTGCTGCGGATGCTGTAGCTGACTACCTCACGGCTGACCCTGAGGTATACGCTGACCCCAAAGCCTATTTTGACGAGCTTATTGAGATTGACCTATCGGAATTGGAGCCTTATATCAACGGTCCATTTACGCCCGACCGTGGTACGCCTATCTCTCAGATGAAGGAAGTGGCGCGGGCTGAGGGCTGGCCTTTGAAGGTAGAATGGGGGCTTATAGGCTCGTGCACTAACTCTTCGTATGAGGATTTGAGTCGTGCGGTATCGGTAGTGCAGCAGGCGGTGGATCAGGGTATTACCCCTAAGGCTGCCTTTGGCATCAACCCAGGTTCGGAGCAAATCAGGTATACCATTGAGCGCGATGGGCTGCTGAAAGTGTTTGAAGCCTTAGGCACGAAGGTGTTTACCAATGCCTGTGGACCTTGTATCGGTCAGTGGGACAGGGCGGGAGCGGAGCGTCAGGAGAAGAACACGATAGTGCATTCTTTCAACCGCAACTTCTCAAAGCGTGCTGATGGCAACCCTAACACACACGCTTTTGTAACGTCGCCTGAGATGGTAGCTGCCTTGGCAATTGCTGGTCGGTTAGATTTTAATCCTATCACTGATACACTTGTAAACGACAAGGGTGAGCAGGTGCGTTTAGAACCTCCTCACGGTGATGAGTTGCCCACTCGTGGTTTTGCGGTAGACGATGCGGGCTACGTAGCGCCTGCTGTTGATGGGGCAAGTGTGGAAGTGGTAGTAGACCCACAGTCGAGCCGATTGCAGCTCCTTACGCCTTTTGCGCCTTGGGACGGGAAGAATATCACAGGGGCGAAGTTGCTCATCAAGGTTTATGGCAAGTGCACAACTGACCATATATCAATGGCTGGCAAGTGGCTACGCTTCCGCGGTCATTTGGACAATATCTCTAACAATATGCTTATCGGTGCGGAGAATGCCTTTACGCATCAGGTGAACTCGGTGAAGAATTGCCTTACGGGAGCTTATGACGAAGTGCCTAAGGTGCAGCGCGCGTATAAGGCAGCGGGTATCCCTTCGATCATCGTAGGCGACCACAACTACGGCGAAGGCTCGTCGCGAGAACACGCTGCTATGGAGCCACGCCACTTAGGGGTAAAGGCTGTACTGGTGAAATCGTTTGCGCGTATTCACGAGACGAACTTGAAGAAGCAAGGAATGCTGGCGCTGACCTTTGCCAACGAGGCTGACTATGACAAGGTGCAGGAGGATGATACGATTGACTTTCTCGACCTTACGGACTTTGCCCCTGAAAAGCCCTTGCATATAGCCTTTGTGCACAAAGACGGCACGCGCGATGTGATCACTGCAAATCACACCTATAACGAGACGCAAATAGCGTGGTTCAAGGCGGGGAGTGCGTTGAACTTGATTGCTGAGGGCAGGGGTCAGTGA